From Mus musculus strain C57BL/6J chromosome 8, GRCm38.p6 C57BL/6J, a single genomic window includes:
- the Hook2 gene encoding protein Hook homolog 2 isoform X5: MSVDKAELCGSLLTWLQTFQVSPPCASPQDLSSGLAIAHVLNQIDPSWFNNEWLQGISEDSSPSWRLKVRKLEKILQSLVEYSKNVLGHPVSDQHLPDVSLIGEFSNPAELGKLLQLVLGCAISCEKKQAIPGLSLSPSPSSPEYIQRIMTLEESVQHVVMEAIQELMTKDTPDSLSPENYGNFDTQSRRYYFLSEEVEEGDHLQQHYLDLERQLLLLSEEKQNLAQENAALRERVGRSEVESAPGLTAKKLLLLQSQLEQLQEENFRLESSREDDRLRCLELEREVAELQQRNQALTSLSQEAQALKDEMDELRQSSERARQLEATLNSCRRRLGELQELRRQVRQLEERNAGHAERTRQLEEELRRAGSLRAQLEAQRRQVQELQGQWQEEAMKAEKWLFECRNLEEKCDLVTKEKERLLTERDSLREANEELRCAQLQPRGLAQADLSLDPTPSGLENLAAEILPAELRETLVRLQLENKRLCQQEAADRERQEELQRHLEEANRARHGLEAQQRLNQQQLSELRAQVEELQKALQEQGGKTEDATPTLLKRKLEDHLQKLHEADLELQRKREYIEELEPPTDSSTARRIEELQDSLQKKDADLRAMEERYRRYVDKARTVIQTLEPKQRPPTVVSPEFHTLRSQLWERNLRIRQMEMDYEKSRRRQEQEEKLLISAWYSMGMALEHRAGEEHAPAHAQSFLAQQRLATNARRGPLGRQALSLRPTDKH, encoded by the exons ATGAGTGTGGACAAGGCCGAGCTATGCGGGTCTCTGCTCACCTGG TTGCAGACGTTCCAAGTTTCACCCCCCTGTGCCAGTCCCCAGGACCTGAGCAGCGGACTCGCCATAGCCCATGTGCTGAATCAGAT AGACCCTTCCTGGTTCAACAACGAATGGCTCCAGGGCATCTCAGAGGACTCAAGCCCCAGCTGGAGGTTGAAG GTCAGGAAACTGGAGAAGATCTTACAGAGCTTGGTGGAATACTCGAAGAAT GTTCTGGGGCACCCTGTGTCAGATCAGCATCTCCCAGATGTGAGCCTCATTGGCGAGTTCTCAAATCCTGCAGAACTTGGCAAACTGCTTCAGTTGGTACTGGGCTGTGCTATCAGTTGTGAGAAAAAACAGG CCATCCCTGGTCTCAGCCTCTCGCCTTCACCTTCATCCCCAGAGTATATCCAAAGAATTATGACCCTGGAGGAGTCTGTTCAACATGTAGTGATGGAAGCCATCCAGGAG CTCATGACCAAAGACACTCCTGATTCCCTGTCACCAGAGAATTACGGGAATTTTGATACACAG TCCCGCAGGTACTATTTCCTGagtgaggaggtggaggagggtgATCATCTTCAGCAACATTACCTGGATCTGGAGCGCCAG CTCTTGCTCCTTTCAGAGGAGAAGCAGAATCTGGCACAAGAGAACGCTGCCCTTCGAGAGAGGGTGGGCCGGTCGGAAGTGGAGAGTGCCCCGGGCCTCACAGCTAAGAAGCTATTGCTTCTGCAGTCACAGCTAGAACAGCTTCAAGAGGAGAATTTCAG GCTGGAGAGTAGCCGGGAAGATGATCGGCTTCGCTGCCTGGAACTAGAGCGCGAGGTCGCTGAGCTGCAACAACGGAACCAGGCACTGACCAGCCTATCCCAGGAGGCACAAGCACTAAAGGATGAGATGGATGAGCTGCG GCAGTCCTCCGAACGTGCAAGGCAGCTGGAGGCCACTCTGAACAGCTGCCGTCGTCGCCTGGGCGAGCTCCAAGAGCTCCGGCGGCAGGTGCGGCAGCTGGAGGAGCGAAATGCAGGCCACGCGGAGCGCACGCGGCAGCTGGAAGAGGAGCTGCGCCGTGCAGGATCCCTGCGTGCCCAGCTCGAGGCTCAGCGCAGGCAG GTGCAAGAGTTGCAGGGCCAGTGGCAGGAAGAGGCCATGAAGGCTGAGAAGTGGCTGTTTGAATGCCGAAACCTAGAGGAAAAGTGTGACCTGGTGACAAAGGAGAAGGAG CGGCTATTGACTGAGAGGGACTCCCTGAGGGAGGCCAATGAGGAGCTCCGCTGTGCCCAGCTGCAGCCCAGGGGATTGGCTCAGGCTG ATCTCTCCCTGGATCCTACCCCTTCTGGCCTGGAAAACTTAGCAGCAGAGATCCTGCCTGCAGAGCTCAG AGAGACGCTAGTGCGACTTCAGCTGGAGAACAAGAGACTGTGCCAGCAGGAGGCCGCGGACCGGGAGCGACAGGAGGAACTGCAGCGCCACCTGGAGGAGGCCAACCGTGCACGCCATGGGCTGGAAGCACAGCAACG GCTGAACCAGCAGCAGCTGTCGGAGCTGAGGGCGCAGGTGGAAGAGCTACAGAAGGCCTTGCAGGAGCAGGGGGGCAAGACCGAGGAC GCCACT CCCACCCTGCTGAAGAGGAAGCTGGAGGATCATCT GCAGAAGCTGCATGAGGCTGACCTGGAGTTGCAGAGGAAACGAGAATACATTGAGGAGTTGGAGCCTCCCACTGACAGCAGCA CAGCTCGGCGGATCGAGGAGCTACAGGACAGTCTGCAGAAGAAGGATGCAGACCTGCGGGCCATGGAGGAACGATACCGCCGCTACGTGGACAAGGCGCGCACG GTCATTCAGACCCTGGAACCCAAGCAGAGGCCACCCACTGTGGTGTCCCCAGAATTCCATACCTTGAGGTCACAGCTCTGGGAGCGGAACCTGCGGATACGGCAGATGGAG ATGGACTATGAGAAGAGTCGGAGACGGCAGGAACAGGAGGAAAAGCTGCTTATCAGTGCCTGGTACAGCATG GGCATGGCCTTGGAGCATCGGGCTGGGGAAGAGCACGCTCCTGCCCATGCCCAGTCCTTCTTGGCACAGCAAAGACTGGCCACCAATGCTCGCCGTGGACCCCTGGGGCGCCAGGCTCTGAGCCTCCGCCCCACTGACAAGCACTGA
- the Hook2 gene encoding protein Hook homolog 2 isoform 1 (isoform 1 is encoded by transcript variant 1), giving the protein MSVDKAELCGSLLTWLQTFQVSPPCASPQDLSSGLAIAHVLNQIDPSWFNNEWLQGISEDSSPSWRLKVRKLEKILQSLVEYSKNVLGHPVSDQHLPDVSLIGEFSNPAELGKLLQLVLGCAISCEKKQEYIQRIMTLEESVQHVVMEAIQELMTKDTPDSLSPENYGNFDTQSRRYYFLSEEVEEGDHLQQHYLDLERQLLLLSEEKQNLAQENAALRERVGRSEVESAPGLTAKKLLLLQSQLEQLQEENFRLESSREDDRLRCLELEREVAELQQRNQALTSLSQEAQALKDEMDELRQSSERARQLEATLNSCRRRLGELQELRRQVRQLEERNAGHAERTRQLEEELRRAGSLRAQLEAQRRQVQELQGQWQEEAMKAEKWLFECRNLEEKCDLVTKEKERLLTERDSLREANEELRCAQLQPRGLAQADLSLDPTPSGLENLAAEILPAELRETLVRLQLENKRLCQQEAADRERQEELQRHLEEANRARHGLEAQQRLNQQQLSELRAQVEELQKALQEQGGKTEDPTLLKRKLEDHLQKLHEADLELQRKREYIEELEPPTDSSTARRIEELQDSLQKKDADLRAMEERYRRYVDKARTVIQTLEPKQRPPTVVSPEFHTLRSQLWERNLRIRQMEMDYEKSRRRQEQEEKLLISAWYSMGMALEHRAGEEHAPAHAQSFLAQQRLATNARRGPLGRQALSLRPTDKH; this is encoded by the exons ATGAGTGTGGACAAGGCCGAGCTATGCGGGTCTCTGCTCACCTGG TTGCAGACGTTCCAAGTTTCACCCCCCTGTGCCAGTCCCCAGGACCTGAGCAGCGGACTCGCCATAGCCCATGTGCTGAATCAGAT AGACCCTTCCTGGTTCAACAACGAATGGCTCCAGGGCATCTCAGAGGACTCAAGCCCCAGCTGGAGGTTGAAG GTCAGGAAACTGGAGAAGATCTTACAGAGCTTGGTGGAATACTCGAAGAAT GTTCTGGGGCACCCTGTGTCAGATCAGCATCTCCCAGATGTGAGCCTCATTGGCGAGTTCTCAAATCCTGCAGAACTTGGCAAACTGCTTCAGTTGGTACTGGGCTGTGCTATCAGTTGTGAGAAAAAACAGG AGTATATCCAAAGAATTATGACCCTGGAGGAGTCTGTTCAACATGTAGTGATGGAAGCCATCCAGGAG CTCATGACCAAAGACACTCCTGATTCCCTGTCACCAGAGAATTACGGGAATTTTGATACACAG TCCCGCAGGTACTATTTCCTGagtgaggaggtggaggagggtgATCATCTTCAGCAACATTACCTGGATCTGGAGCGCCAG CTCTTGCTCCTTTCAGAGGAGAAGCAGAATCTGGCACAAGAGAACGCTGCCCTTCGAGAGAGGGTGGGCCGGTCGGAAGTGGAGAGTGCCCCGGGCCTCACAGCTAAGAAGCTATTGCTTCTGCAGTCACAGCTAGAACAGCTTCAAGAGGAGAATTTCAG GCTGGAGAGTAGCCGGGAAGATGATCGGCTTCGCTGCCTGGAACTAGAGCGCGAGGTCGCTGAGCTGCAACAACGGAACCAGGCACTGACCAGCCTATCCCAGGAGGCACAAGCACTAAAGGATGAGATGGATGAGCTGCG GCAGTCCTCCGAACGTGCAAGGCAGCTGGAGGCCACTCTGAACAGCTGCCGTCGTCGCCTGGGCGAGCTCCAAGAGCTCCGGCGGCAGGTGCGGCAGCTGGAGGAGCGAAATGCAGGCCACGCGGAGCGCACGCGGCAGCTGGAAGAGGAGCTGCGCCGTGCAGGATCCCTGCGTGCCCAGCTCGAGGCTCAGCGCAGGCAG GTGCAAGAGTTGCAGGGCCAGTGGCAGGAAGAGGCCATGAAGGCTGAGAAGTGGCTGTTTGAATGCCGAAACCTAGAGGAAAAGTGTGACCTGGTGACAAAGGAGAAGGAG CGGCTATTGACTGAGAGGGACTCCCTGAGGGAGGCCAATGAGGAGCTCCGCTGTGCCCAGCTGCAGCCCAGGGGATTGGCTCAGGCTG ATCTCTCCCTGGATCCTACCCCTTCTGGCCTGGAAAACTTAGCAGCAGAGATCCTGCCTGCAGAGCTCAG AGAGACGCTAGTGCGACTTCAGCTGGAGAACAAGAGACTGTGCCAGCAGGAGGCCGCGGACCGGGAGCGACAGGAGGAACTGCAGCGCCACCTGGAGGAGGCCAACCGTGCACGCCATGGGCTGGAAGCACAGCAACG GCTGAACCAGCAGCAGCTGTCGGAGCTGAGGGCGCAGGTGGAAGAGCTACAGAAGGCCTTGCAGGAGCAGGGGGGCAAGACCGAGGAC CCCACCCTGCTGAAGAGGAAGCTGGAGGATCATCT GCAGAAGCTGCATGAGGCTGACCTGGAGTTGCAGAGGAAACGAGAATACATTGAGGAGTTGGAGCCTCCCACTGACAGCAGCA CAGCTCGGCGGATCGAGGAGCTACAGGACAGTCTGCAGAAGAAGGATGCAGACCTGCGGGCCATGGAGGAACGATACCGCCGCTACGTGGACAAGGCGCGCACG GTCATTCAGACCCTGGAACCCAAGCAGAGGCCACCCACTGTGGTGTCCCCAGAATTCCATACCTTGAGGTCACAGCTCTGGGAGCGGAACCTGCGGATACGGCAGATGGAG ATGGACTATGAGAAGAGTCGGAGACGGCAGGAACAGGAGGAAAAGCTGCTTATCAGTGCCTGGTACAGCATG GGCATGGCCTTGGAGCATCGGGCTGGGGAAGAGCACGCTCCTGCCCATGCCCAGTCCTTCTTGGCACAGCAAAGACTGGCCACCAATGCTCGCCGTGGACCCCTGGGGCGCCAGGCTCTGAGCCTCCGCCCCACTGACAAGCACTGA
- the Hook2 gene encoding protein Hook homolog 2 isoform 4 (isoform 4 is encoded by transcript variant 4) — protein MSVDKAELCGSLLTWLQTFQVSPPCASPQDLSSGLAIAHVLNQIDPSWFNNEWLQGISEDSSPSWRLKVRKLEKILQSLVEYSKNVLGHPVSDQHLPDVSLIGEFSNPAELGKLLQLVLGCAISCEKKQEYIQRIMTLEESVQHVVMEAIQELMTKDTPDSLSPENYGNFDTQSRRYYFLSEEVEEGDHLQQHYLDLERQLLLLSEEKQNLAQENAALRERVGRSEVESAPGLTAKKLLLLQSQLEQLQEENFRLESSREDDRLRCLELEREVAELQQRNQALTSLSQEAQALKDEMDELRQSSERARQLEERNAGHAERTRQLEEELRRAGSLRAQLEAQRRQVQELQGQWQEEAMKAEKWLFECRNLEEKCDLVTKEKERLLTERDSLREANEELRCAQLQPRGLAQADLSLDPTPSGLENLAAEILPAELRETLVRLQLENKRLCQQEAADRERQEELQRHLEEANRARHGLEAQQRLNQQQLSELRAQVEELQKALQEQGGKTEDPTLLKRKLEDHLQKLHEADLELQRKREYIEELEPPTDSSTARRIEELQDSLQKKDADLRAMEERYRRYVDKARTVIQTLEPKQRPPTVVSPEFHTLRSQLWERNLRIRQMEMDYEKSRRRQEQEEKLLISAWYSMGMALEHRAGEEHAPAHAQSFLAQQRLATNARRGPLGRQALSLRPTDKH, from the exons ATGAGTGTGGACAAGGCCGAGCTATGCGGGTCTCTGCTCACCTGG TTGCAGACGTTCCAAGTTTCACCCCCCTGTGCCAGTCCCCAGGACCTGAGCAGCGGACTCGCCATAGCCCATGTGCTGAATCAGAT AGACCCTTCCTGGTTCAACAACGAATGGCTCCAGGGCATCTCAGAGGACTCAAGCCCCAGCTGGAGGTTGAAG GTCAGGAAACTGGAGAAGATCTTACAGAGCTTGGTGGAATACTCGAAGAAT GTTCTGGGGCACCCTGTGTCAGATCAGCATCTCCCAGATGTGAGCCTCATTGGCGAGTTCTCAAATCCTGCAGAACTTGGCAAACTGCTTCAGTTGGTACTGGGCTGTGCTATCAGTTGTGAGAAAAAACAGG AGTATATCCAAAGAATTATGACCCTGGAGGAGTCTGTTCAACATGTAGTGATGGAAGCCATCCAGGAG CTCATGACCAAAGACACTCCTGATTCCCTGTCACCAGAGAATTACGGGAATTTTGATACACAG TCCCGCAGGTACTATTTCCTGagtgaggaggtggaggagggtgATCATCTTCAGCAACATTACCTGGATCTGGAGCGCCAG CTCTTGCTCCTTTCAGAGGAGAAGCAGAATCTGGCACAAGAGAACGCTGCCCTTCGAGAGAGGGTGGGCCGGTCGGAAGTGGAGAGTGCCCCGGGCCTCACAGCTAAGAAGCTATTGCTTCTGCAGTCACAGCTAGAACAGCTTCAAGAGGAGAATTTCAG GCTGGAGAGTAGCCGGGAAGATGATCGGCTTCGCTGCCTGGAACTAGAGCGCGAGGTCGCTGAGCTGCAACAACGGAACCAGGCACTGACCAGCCTATCCCAGGAGGCACAAGCACTAAAGGATGAGATGGATGAGCTGCG GCAGTCCTCCGAACGTGCAAGGCAGCTGGAG GAGCGAAATGCAGGCCACGCGGAGCGCACGCGGCAGCTGGAAGAGGAGCTGCGCCGTGCAGGATCCCTGCGTGCCCAGCTCGAGGCTCAGCGCAGGCAG GTGCAAGAGTTGCAGGGCCAGTGGCAGGAAGAGGCCATGAAGGCTGAGAAGTGGCTGTTTGAATGCCGAAACCTAGAGGAAAAGTGTGACCTGGTGACAAAGGAGAAGGAG CGGCTATTGACTGAGAGGGACTCCCTGAGGGAGGCCAATGAGGAGCTCCGCTGTGCCCAGCTGCAGCCCAGGGGATTGGCTCAGGCTG ATCTCTCCCTGGATCCTACCCCTTCTGGCCTGGAAAACTTAGCAGCAGAGATCCTGCCTGCAGAGCTCAG AGAGACGCTAGTGCGACTTCAGCTGGAGAACAAGAGACTGTGCCAGCAGGAGGCCGCGGACCGGGAGCGACAGGAGGAACTGCAGCGCCACCTGGAGGAGGCCAACCGTGCACGCCATGGGCTGGAAGCACAGCAACG GCTGAACCAGCAGCAGCTGTCGGAGCTGAGGGCGCAGGTGGAAGAGCTACAGAAGGCCTTGCAGGAGCAGGGGGGCAAGACCGAGGAC CCCACCCTGCTGAAGAGGAAGCTGGAGGATCATCT GCAGAAGCTGCATGAGGCTGACCTGGAGTTGCAGAGGAAACGAGAATACATTGAGGAGTTGGAGCCTCCCACTGACAGCAGCA CAGCTCGGCGGATCGAGGAGCTACAGGACAGTCTGCAGAAGAAGGATGCAGACCTGCGGGCCATGGAGGAACGATACCGCCGCTACGTGGACAAGGCGCGCACG GTCATTCAGACCCTGGAACCCAAGCAGAGGCCACCCACTGTGGTGTCCCCAGAATTCCATACCTTGAGGTCACAGCTCTGGGAGCGGAACCTGCGGATACGGCAGATGGAG ATGGACTATGAGAAGAGTCGGAGACGGCAGGAACAGGAGGAAAAGCTGCTTATCAGTGCCTGGTACAGCATG GGCATGGCCTTGGAGCATCGGGCTGGGGAAGAGCACGCTCCTGCCCATGCCCAGTCCTTCTTGGCACAGCAAAGACTGGCCACCAATGCTCGCCGTGGACCCCTGGGGCGCCAGGCTCTGAGCCTCCGCCCCACTGACAAGCACTGA
- the Hook2 gene encoding protein Hook homolog 2 isoform 7 (isoform 7 is encoded by transcript variant 8), whose product MSVDKAELCGSLLTWLQTFQVSPPCASPQDLSSGLAIAHVLNQIDPSWFNNEWLQGISEDSSPSWRLKVRKLEKILQSLVEYSKNVLGHPVSDQHLPDVSLIGEFSNPAELGKLLQLVLGCAISCEKKQEYIQRIMTLEESVQHVVMEAIQELMTKDTPDSLSPENYGNFDTQSRRYYFLSEEVEEGDHLQQHYLDLERQLLLLSEEKQNLAQENAALRERVGRSEVESAPGLTAKKLLLLQSQLEQLQEENFRLESSREDDRLRCLELEREVAELQQRNQALTSLSQEAQALKDEMDELRQSSERARQLEATLNSCRRRLGELQELRRQVRQLEERNAGHAERTRQLEEELRRAGSLRAQLEAQRRQVQELQGQWQEEAMKAEKWLFECRNLEEKCDLVTKEKERLLTERDSLREANEELRCAQLQPRGLAQADLSLDPTPSGLENLAAEILPAELRETLVRLQLENKRLCQQEAADRERQEELQRHLEEANRARHGLEAQQRLNQQQLSELRAQVEELQKALQEQGGKTEDPTLLKRKLEDHLQKLHEADLELQRKREYIEELEPPTDSSTRRIEELQDSLQKKDADLRAMEERYRRYVDKARTTLEPKQRPPTVVSPEFHTLRSQLWERNLRIRQMEMDYEKSRRRQEQEEKLLISAWYSMGMALEHRAGEEHAPAHAQSFLAQQRLATNARRGPLGRQALSLRPTDKH is encoded by the exons ATGAGTGTGGACAAGGCCGAGCTATGCGGGTCTCTGCTCACCTGG TTGCAGACGTTCCAAGTTTCACCCCCCTGTGCCAGTCCCCAGGACCTGAGCAGCGGACTCGCCATAGCCCATGTGCTGAATCAGAT AGACCCTTCCTGGTTCAACAACGAATGGCTCCAGGGCATCTCAGAGGACTCAAGCCCCAGCTGGAGGTTGAAG GTCAGGAAACTGGAGAAGATCTTACAGAGCTTGGTGGAATACTCGAAGAAT GTTCTGGGGCACCCTGTGTCAGATCAGCATCTCCCAGATGTGAGCCTCATTGGCGAGTTCTCAAATCCTGCAGAACTTGGCAAACTGCTTCAGTTGGTACTGGGCTGTGCTATCAGTTGTGAGAAAAAACAGG AGTATATCCAAAGAATTATGACCCTGGAGGAGTCTGTTCAACATGTAGTGATGGAAGCCATCCAGGAG CTCATGACCAAAGACACTCCTGATTCCCTGTCACCAGAGAATTACGGGAATTTTGATACACAG TCCCGCAGGTACTATTTCCTGagtgaggaggtggaggagggtgATCATCTTCAGCAACATTACCTGGATCTGGAGCGCCAG CTCTTGCTCCTTTCAGAGGAGAAGCAGAATCTGGCACAAGAGAACGCTGCCCTTCGAGAGAGGGTGGGCCGGTCGGAAGTGGAGAGTGCCCCGGGCCTCACAGCTAAGAAGCTATTGCTTCTGCAGTCACAGCTAGAACAGCTTCAAGAGGAGAATTTCAG GCTGGAGAGTAGCCGGGAAGATGATCGGCTTCGCTGCCTGGAACTAGAGCGCGAGGTCGCTGAGCTGCAACAACGGAACCAGGCACTGACCAGCCTATCCCAGGAGGCACAAGCACTAAAGGATGAGATGGATGAGCTGCG GCAGTCCTCCGAACGTGCAAGGCAGCTGGAGGCCACTCTGAACAGCTGCCGTCGTCGCCTGGGCGAGCTCCAAGAGCTCCGGCGGCAGGTGCGGCAGCTGGAGGAGCGAAATGCAGGCCACGCGGAGCGCACGCGGCAGCTGGAAGAGGAGCTGCGCCGTGCAGGATCCCTGCGTGCCCAGCTCGAGGCTCAGCGCAGGCAG GTGCAAGAGTTGCAGGGCCAGTGGCAGGAAGAGGCCATGAAGGCTGAGAAGTGGCTGTTTGAATGCCGAAACCTAGAGGAAAAGTGTGACCTGGTGACAAAGGAGAAGGAG CGGCTATTGACTGAGAGGGACTCCCTGAGGGAGGCCAATGAGGAGCTCCGCTGTGCCCAGCTGCAGCCCAGGGGATTGGCTCAGGCTG ATCTCTCCCTGGATCCTACCCCTTCTGGCCTGGAAAACTTAGCAGCAGAGATCCTGCCTGCAGAGCTCAG AGAGACGCTAGTGCGACTTCAGCTGGAGAACAAGAGACTGTGCCAGCAGGAGGCCGCGGACCGGGAGCGACAGGAGGAACTGCAGCGCCACCTGGAGGAGGCCAACCGTGCACGCCATGGGCTGGAAGCACAGCAACG GCTGAACCAGCAGCAGCTGTCGGAGCTGAGGGCGCAGGTGGAAGAGCTACAGAAGGCCTTGCAGGAGCAGGGGGGCAAGACCGAGGAC CCCACCCTGCTGAAGAGGAAGCTGGAGGATCATCT GCAGAAGCTGCATGAGGCTGACCTGGAGTTGCAGAGGAAACGAGAATACATTGAGGAGTTGGAGCCTCCCACTGACAGCAGCA CTCGGCGGATCGAGGAGCTACAGGACAGTCTGCAGAAGAAGGATGCAGACCTGCGGGCCATGGAGGAACGATACCGCCGCTACGTGGACAAGGCGCGCACG ACCCTGGAACCCAAGCAGAGGCCACCCACTGTGGTGTCCCCAGAATTCCATACCTTGAGGTCACAGCTCTGGGAGCGGAACCTGCGGATACGGCAGATGGAG ATGGACTATGAGAAGAGTCGGAGACGGCAGGAACAGGAGGAAAAGCTGCTTATCAGTGCCTGGTACAGCATG GGCATGGCCTTGGAGCATCGGGCTGGGGAAGAGCACGCTCCTGCCCATGCCCAGTCCTTCTTGGCACAGCAAAGACTGGCCACCAATGCTCGCCGTGGACCCCTGGGGCGCCAGGCTCTGAGCCTCCGCCCCACTGACAAGCACTGA
- the Hook2 gene encoding protein Hook homolog 2 isoform 6 (isoform 6 is encoded by transcript variant 7), producing MSVDKAELCGSLLTWLQTFQVSPPCASPQDLSSGLAIAHVLNQIDPSWFNNEWLQGISEDSSPSWRLKVRKLEKILQSLVEYSKNVLGHPVSDQHLPDVSLIGEFSNPAELGKLLQLVLGCAISCEKKQEYIQRIMTLEESVQHVVMEAIQELMTKDTPDSLSPENYGNFDTQSRRYYFLSEEVEEGDHLQQHYLDLERQLLLLSEEKQNLAQENAALRERVGRSEVESAPGLTAKKLLLLQSQLEQLQEENFRLESSREDDRLRCLELEREVAELQQRNQALTSLSQEAQALKDEMDELRQSSERARQLEATLNSCRRRLGELQELRRQVRQLEERNAGHAERTRQLEEELRRAGSLRAQLEAQRRQVQELQGQWQEEAMKAEKWLFECRNLEEKCDLVTKEKERLLTERDSLREANEELRCAQLQPRGLAQADLSLDPTPSGLENLAAEILPAELRETLVRLQLENKRLCQQEAADRERQEELQRHLEEANRARHGLEAQQRLNQQQLSELRAQVEELQKALQEQGGKTEDPTLLKRKLEDHLQKLHEADLELQRKREYIEELEPPTDSSTARRIEELQDSLQKKDADLRAMEERYRRYVDKARTTLEPKQRPPTVVSPEFHTLRSQLWERNLRIRQMEMDYEKSRRRQEQEEKLLISAWYSMGMALEHRAGEEHAPAHAQSFLAQQRLATNARRGPLGRQALSLRPTDKH from the exons ATGAGTGTGGACAAGGCCGAGCTATGCGGGTCTCTGCTCACCTGG TTGCAGACGTTCCAAGTTTCACCCCCCTGTGCCAGTCCCCAGGACCTGAGCAGCGGACTCGCCATAGCCCATGTGCTGAATCAGAT AGACCCTTCCTGGTTCAACAACGAATGGCTCCAGGGCATCTCAGAGGACTCAAGCCCCAGCTGGAGGTTGAAG GTCAGGAAACTGGAGAAGATCTTACAGAGCTTGGTGGAATACTCGAAGAAT GTTCTGGGGCACCCTGTGTCAGATCAGCATCTCCCAGATGTGAGCCTCATTGGCGAGTTCTCAAATCCTGCAGAACTTGGCAAACTGCTTCAGTTGGTACTGGGCTGTGCTATCAGTTGTGAGAAAAAACAGG AGTATATCCAAAGAATTATGACCCTGGAGGAGTCTGTTCAACATGTAGTGATGGAAGCCATCCAGGAG CTCATGACCAAAGACACTCCTGATTCCCTGTCACCAGAGAATTACGGGAATTTTGATACACAG TCCCGCAGGTACTATTTCCTGagtgaggaggtggaggagggtgATCATCTTCAGCAACATTACCTGGATCTGGAGCGCCAG CTCTTGCTCCTTTCAGAGGAGAAGCAGAATCTGGCACAAGAGAACGCTGCCCTTCGAGAGAGGGTGGGCCGGTCGGAAGTGGAGAGTGCCCCGGGCCTCACAGCTAAGAAGCTATTGCTTCTGCAGTCACAGCTAGAACAGCTTCAAGAGGAGAATTTCAG GCTGGAGAGTAGCCGGGAAGATGATCGGCTTCGCTGCCTGGAACTAGAGCGCGAGGTCGCTGAGCTGCAACAACGGAACCAGGCACTGACCAGCCTATCCCAGGAGGCACAAGCACTAAAGGATGAGATGGATGAGCTGCG GCAGTCCTCCGAACGTGCAAGGCAGCTGGAGGCCACTCTGAACAGCTGCCGTCGTCGCCTGGGCGAGCTCCAAGAGCTCCGGCGGCAGGTGCGGCAGCTGGAGGAGCGAAATGCAGGCCACGCGGAGCGCACGCGGCAGCTGGAAGAGGAGCTGCGCCGTGCAGGATCCCTGCGTGCCCAGCTCGAGGCTCAGCGCAGGCAG GTGCAAGAGTTGCAGGGCCAGTGGCAGGAAGAGGCCATGAAGGCTGAGAAGTGGCTGTTTGAATGCCGAAACCTAGAGGAAAAGTGTGACCTGGTGACAAAGGAGAAGGAG CGGCTATTGACTGAGAGGGACTCCCTGAGGGAGGCCAATGAGGAGCTCCGCTGTGCCCAGCTGCAGCCCAGGGGATTGGCTCAGGCTG ATCTCTCCCTGGATCCTACCCCTTCTGGCCTGGAAAACTTAGCAGCAGAGATCCTGCCTGCAGAGCTCAG AGAGACGCTAGTGCGACTTCAGCTGGAGAACAAGAGACTGTGCCAGCAGGAGGCCGCGGACCGGGAGCGACAGGAGGAACTGCAGCGCCACCTGGAGGAGGCCAACCGTGCACGCCATGGGCTGGAAGCACAGCAACG GCTGAACCAGCAGCAGCTGTCGGAGCTGAGGGCGCAGGTGGAAGAGCTACAGAAGGCCTTGCAGGAGCAGGGGGGCAAGACCGAGGAC CCCACCCTGCTGAAGAGGAAGCTGGAGGATCATCT GCAGAAGCTGCATGAGGCTGACCTGGAGTTGCAGAGGAAACGAGAATACATTGAGGAGTTGGAGCCTCCCACTGACAGCAGCA CAGCTCGGCGGATCGAGGAGCTACAGGACAGTCTGCAGAAGAAGGATGCAGACCTGCGGGCCATGGAGGAACGATACCGCCGCTACGTGGACAAGGCGCGCACG ACCCTGGAACCCAAGCAGAGGCCACCCACTGTGGTGTCCCCAGAATTCCATACCTTGAGGTCACAGCTCTGGGAGCGGAACCTGCGGATACGGCAGATGGAG ATGGACTATGAGAAGAGTCGGAGACGGCAGGAACAGGAGGAAAAGCTGCTTATCAGTGCCTGGTACAGCATG GGCATGGCCTTGGAGCATCGGGCTGGGGAAGAGCACGCTCCTGCCCATGCCCAGTCCTTCTTGGCACAGCAAAGACTGGCCACCAATGCTCGCCGTGGACCCCTGGGGCGCCAGGCTCTGAGCCTCCGCCCCACTGACAAGCACTGA